In Erigeron canadensis isolate Cc75 chromosome 6, C_canadensis_v1, whole genome shotgun sequence, the following are encoded in one genomic region:
- the LOC122603051 gene encoding serine/threonine-protein phosphatase PP2A-2 catalytic subunit-like, translating to MSLVGPAVSSANGNVDEYITQLMQCKPLSEQEVRVLCEKAKEILMVESNVQPVKSPVTICGDIHGQFHDLAELFRIGGKCPDTNYLFMGDYVDRGYYSVETVTLLVALKVRYPQRITILRGNHESRQITQVYGFYDECLRKYGNASVWKTFTDLFDYFPLTALVESEIFCLHGGLSPSIETLDNIRNFDRVQEVPHEGPMCDLLWSDPDDRCGWGISPRGAGYTFGQDISEQFNHSNGLKLIARAHQLVMEGFNWGHEQKVVTIFSAPNYCYRCGNMASILEVDDCKGHTFIQFDPAPRRGEPDVTRRTPDYFL from the exons atGAGCTTGGTGGGTCCAGCTGTATCTAGTGCGAATGGAAACGTTGATGAATATATTACCCAGCTCATGCAATGCAAACCCTTATCTGAACAAgag GTTAGAGTGCTATGTGAGAAGGCTAAGGAGATTCTGATGGTGGAAAGCAATGTACAG CCTGTTAAAAGCCCAGTGACAATATGTGGTGATATTCATGGACAATTCCATGATCTTGCAGAGCTCTTTCGCATTGGAGGGAAG TGCCCTGAtacaaattatttattcatGGGGGATTATGTTGATCGTGGTTATTACTCAGTCGAAACGGTGACA TTACTGGTGGCCCTCAAAGTGCGGTATCCTCAACGCATCACCATATTAAGAGGAAACCATGAAAGTCGCCAG ATTACTCAAGTTTACGGGTTTTACGATGAATGCCTACGAAA ATATGGTAATGCTAGCGTGTGGAAGACATTTACGGATTTGTTCGACTATTTTCCACTGACTGCATTG GTTGAGTCTGAAATTTTTTGCCTTCATGGTGGATTATCTCCTTCAATTGAGACCCTTGATAATATAAGAAATTTTGACCGTGTTCAAGAAGTTCCGCATGAGGGGCCAATGTGTGATCTTTTATGGTCTGACCCAGATGATCGGTGTGGTTGGGGTATCTCACCACGTGGTGCTGGATACACATTTGGTCAA GACATATCTGAACAATTTAATCATTCAAATGGCTTAAAGCTCATTGCTAGGGCACATCAGCTGGTTATGGAGGGATTCAACTGGGGTCAT GAACAAAAAGTAGTGACAATCTTTAGTGCACCAAATTATTGTTACCGTTGTGGGAatatggcttccattcttgagGTAGACGACTGCAAGGGCCACACATTCATTCAG TTTGACCCAGCTCCTAGGAGGGGTGAGCCAGATGTAACTCGTCGGACACCGGATTACTTTTTATGA